Proteins from one Streptomyces genisteinicus genomic window:
- a CDS encoding endonuclease/exonuclease/phosphatase family protein, with product MPSSAVPRTPAVAALVAAALAAGLLAGSTTAGAAENGPVRIHDVQGTTRVSPLVGGQVTDVPGIVTGVRTYGSKGFWFQDPEGDGDPATSEGVFVYTGSAPEVAVGDSVLVSGTVGEYVPGGAASGNQSLTQIARPAVTVLSQGNAVPAPVTVSAWSVPSAYAPEGDAATGGSINGLTLRPRAYALDYWESLEGTNIRVGTSRVVGATNAHAELWVTVKPWEHPNLRGGTVYGSYEAQNTGRLKIQSLTPLAEQPFPSANTGDIVAGVTEGPLDFNQYGGYTLTARTLGTVVDRGLERERTRPQRSGELAVATYNVENLDPSDPQEKFDALARGVVENLASPDILALEEIQDDNGAKNDGTVSAGQTVAKFTEAIRAAGGPAYEWRSVDPENNKDGGEPGGNIRQVFLFNPERVSFTDRGAGDATTATGVVRERGRAALTHSPGRIDPANAAWESSRKPLAGEFSFRGRPVVVIANHFGSKGGDESLVSHHQPPNRSSEAKRLLQAQSVNAFVKEVLKADRRADVLVVGDINDFEFSGTTQALTAGGALRAAITSLPRSERYSYVYDGNSQVLDQILTSPSIGAFAYDSVHINAEFADQNSDHDPQVLRFRP from the coding sequence ATGCCTTCTTCCGCCGTACCGAGAACGCCCGCCGTGGCGGCCCTCGTCGCCGCCGCCCTCGCCGCGGGTCTGCTCGCCGGTTCCACCACCGCCGGCGCGGCCGAGAACGGCCCCGTGCGCATCCACGACGTCCAGGGCACCACTCGTGTGTCGCCGCTCGTGGGCGGTCAGGTCACCGACGTGCCGGGCATCGTCACGGGTGTGCGGACGTACGGCTCGAAGGGCTTCTGGTTCCAGGACCCCGAGGGCGACGGGGACCCGGCGACCAGCGAGGGCGTCTTCGTCTACACGGGCTCCGCGCCCGAGGTGGCCGTCGGCGACAGCGTGCTGGTCTCGGGCACGGTCGGCGAGTACGTGCCGGGCGGTGCGGCGTCCGGCAACCAGTCGCTGACCCAGATAGCCCGGCCGGCGGTGACGGTCCTCTCGCAGGGGAACGCGGTGCCCGCGCCCGTCACGGTCTCCGCCTGGTCGGTGCCGTCGGCGTACGCGCCCGAGGGCGACGCCGCGACGGGCGGCAGCATCAACGGCCTCACGCTGCGCCCCCGCGCGTACGCCCTGGACTACTGGGAGTCCCTGGAGGGCACCAACATCCGCGTCGGCACCTCCCGGGTGGTCGGCGCGACCAACGCGCACGCGGAACTGTGGGTCACGGTCAAGCCGTGGGAGCACCCCAACCTGCGCGGCGGCACGGTCTACGGCTCCTACGAGGCGCAGAACACCGGCCGCCTCAAGATCCAGTCGCTGACCCCGCTGGCGGAGCAGCCCTTCCCGTCCGCGAACACGGGCGACATCGTCGCCGGCGTCACCGAGGGGCCGCTCGACTTCAACCAGTACGGCGGCTACACCCTGACCGCCCGCACCCTCGGCACGGTCGTCGACCGCGGCCTGGAGCGCGAGCGCACCCGGCCGCAGCGTTCCGGCGAGCTGGCGGTGGCCACGTACAACGTGGAGAACCTGGACCCGTCCGACCCGCAGGAGAAGTTCGACGCACTGGCCAGGGGCGTGGTGGAGAACCTCGCCTCGCCCGACATCCTCGCGCTGGAGGAGATCCAGGACGACAACGGCGCGAAGAACGACGGCACGGTCTCGGCCGGGCAGACGGTCGCCAAGTTCACGGAAGCGATCAGGGCGGCCGGCGGACCGGCCTACGAGTGGCGCTCGGTGGATCCGGAGAACAACAAGGACGGCGGCGAGCCCGGCGGCAACATCCGCCAGGTGTTCCTCTTCAACCCGGAGCGGGTCTCCTTCACCGACCGGGGCGCCGGCGACGCGACGACCGCCACGGGCGTGGTCCGGGAGCGGGGACGCGCGGCCCTCACCCACTCGCCGGGGCGGATCGACCCGGCGAACGCGGCCTGGGAGAGCAGCCGCAAGCCGCTGGCCGGCGAGTTCTCCTTCCGGGGCCGCCCGGTCGTCGTGATCGCCAACCACTTCGGCTCGAAGGGCGGTGACGAGTCCCTGGTCTCCCACCACCAGCCGCCGAACCGTTCCTCCGAGGCCAAGCGGCTGCTCCAGGCCCAGTCGGTCAACGCCTTCGTCAAGGAGGTCCTGAAGGCCGACCGCCGGGCGGACGTCCTCGTCGTCGGCGACATCAACGACTTCGAGTTCTCCGGCACCACGCAGGCCCTCACCGCGGGCGGCGCCCTGCGCGCGGCGATCACCTCGCTGCCGCGCTCCGAGCGCTACTCGTACGTCTACGACGGCAACAGCCAGGTGCTGGACCAGATCCTGACCAGCCCCTCGATCGGCGCCTTCGCGTACGACAGCGTGCACATCAACGCGGAGTTCGCCGACCAGAACAGCGACCACGACCCGCAGGTGCTGCGCTTCCGCCCGTGA
- the dapA gene encoding 4-hydroxy-tetrahydrodipicolinate synthase: MPTSHPFGRALCAMVTPFTADGALDPGGAQQLAARLVDEGCDGLVLSGTTGESPTTTDAEKSALVRAVVEAVGDRVPVVAGVGTADTRHSVELARAAEESGAAGVLAVTPYYSRPPQAAVEAHFRRIADGCGIPVMLYDIPGRTGTRIEPETMLRLAGHPGIAAVKDCAYDLMGSARVMAETGLAYYSGSEELNLPLLAVGGTGFVSTVANVAAGPLRELLDAHGAGDNARALHLHRRTLPLVAAMMASGLPGTVTAKALLGALGLPGGPVREPLQLADGVTTARLVAVYGAMAAQD, encoded by the coding sequence ATGCCCACTTCGCACCCTTTCGGCCGCGCCCTGTGCGCCATGGTCACGCCCTTCACCGCCGACGGAGCCCTCGATCCGGGCGGCGCGCAGCAGCTCGCCGCCCGGCTGGTCGACGAGGGCTGCGACGGCCTGGTGCTCTCCGGCACCACCGGCGAATCGCCCACCACGACCGACGCGGAGAAGTCCGCGCTGGTCCGCGCGGTGGTCGAGGCCGTCGGCGACCGCGTCCCCGTCGTCGCGGGCGTCGGCACGGCGGACACCCGGCACAGCGTCGAACTGGCCCGGGCCGCCGAGGAGTCCGGGGCCGCCGGGGTCCTCGCGGTCACCCCGTACTACAGCCGCCCCCCGCAGGCGGCCGTCGAGGCGCACTTCCGGCGGATCGCGGACGGCTGCGGCATCCCGGTGATGCTGTACGACATCCCCGGCCGCACCGGCACCCGCATCGAGCCGGAGACGATGCTGCGGCTCGCCGGGCACCCGGGGATCGCCGCGGTGAAGGACTGCGCGTACGACCTGATGGGCAGCGCCCGCGTCATGGCGGAGACCGGTCTCGCCTACTACTCGGGGTCCGAGGAGCTGAACCTGCCGCTGCTGGCGGTCGGGGGCACCGGATTCGTGTCCACGGTCGCCAACGTGGCCGCCGGGCCCCTGCGGGAGCTCCTCGACGCGCACGGGGCCGGTGACAACGCCCGCGCCCTCCACCTGCACCGCAGAACGCTGCCGCTGGTGGCGGCCATGATGGCGTCGGGCCTGCCCGGCACGGTGACCGCCAAGGCGCTGCTGGGCGCGCTGGGGCTGCCGGGGGGTCCGGTGCGCGAGCCGCTCCAGCTGGCGGACGGCGTGACGACGGCGCGCCTGGTCGCGGTGTACGGGGCGATGGCCGCGCAGGACTGA
- a CDS encoding TROVE domain-containing protein yields MDRHGRVLFGDEEAPPDRPRPAGRPVEGGHLVRPAAVPDALPPARPRTHEGAPGFARDPRTELFLLAVAHFTDTGTFYESARDRDSRFTSLVRTLAVEDPRWTAGLLGWLRTGAHMRTAPIAGAVAFVHARLAAGADGGDSYNRRVVDAVLQRADEPGELLAHWTAVHGRAVPKPVKRGVADAVRRLYGARSLLKYDTESRKFRFGDVLALVHASPDPAKPWQGDLFRHALDRRRRPGTAEVPDTLPLLAAHRELTGLPVAERRAAVTAAGAAERLAAAGMTWEALAGWLQGPMDAVAWEAVIPSMGPMALLRNLRNFDEAGVGDEAAASVAARIADPVAVAASRQFPFRYLAASRHAPSQRWAPALERALGHSLANVPALPGRTLILVDRSGSMWDALSERSVLNRADAAALFGTAVAMRCEQADLVQFGTSHHRVEFARDEPVLTVMKRFRMLGGTDTARAVRAHYDGHDRVLIVTDEQAADSPRRGVGDPVPAGVPLYTWNLAGYRYGHAPAEGPHRHVFGGLSDAAFRMVPLVERGAAGAWPWL; encoded by the coding sequence ATCGACCGGCACGGCCGTGTCCTCTTCGGCGACGAGGAGGCGCCGCCGGACAGGCCGCGCCCCGCCGGGCGTCCCGTCGAGGGCGGACACCTCGTCCGCCCGGCCGCCGTACCGGACGCGCTTCCGCCGGCGCGGCCCCGCACCCACGAGGGCGCGCCCGGCTTCGCGCGTGACCCGCGCACCGAGCTGTTCCTGCTGGCGGTCGCCCACTTCACGGACACCGGAACCTTCTACGAGTCGGCCCGTGACCGGGACAGCCGGTTCACCTCGCTGGTGCGCACCCTCGCCGTCGAGGACCCGCGGTGGACCGCCGGCCTGCTCGGCTGGCTGCGCACCGGGGCGCACATGCGCACCGCCCCGATCGCCGGCGCCGTGGCCTTCGTCCACGCCCGTCTCGCCGCGGGTGCGGACGGCGGGGACTCGTACAACCGCCGGGTCGTCGACGCCGTGCTCCAGCGCGCCGACGAGCCGGGCGAACTGCTCGCCCACTGGACGGCCGTCCACGGGCGCGCGGTGCCCAAACCGGTGAAACGCGGTGTCGCCGACGCGGTCCGCCGGCTCTACGGCGCCCGCTCCCTGCTCAAGTACGACACGGAGAGCAGGAAGTTCCGCTTCGGCGACGTGCTCGCCCTGGTGCATGCGTCGCCGGACCCGGCGAAGCCGTGGCAGGGCGACCTCTTCCGGCACGCCCTCGACCGCAGGCGCCGCCCCGGCACGGCCGAGGTGCCGGACACGCTGCCCCTGCTCGCCGCCCACCGGGAGCTGACGGGACTGCCGGTGGCGGAGCGCCGGGCCGCCGTCACCGCAGCCGGCGCCGCGGAGCGGCTCGCCGCGGCGGGCATGACGTGGGAGGCCCTGGCGGGCTGGCTCCAGGGGCCGATGGACGCCGTCGCCTGGGAGGCCGTCATCCCCTCGATGGGGCCGATGGCGCTGCTGCGGAACCTGCGCAACTTCGACGAGGCGGGCGTGGGGGACGAGGCCGCGGCATCGGTCGCGGCGCGGATCGCGGACCCCGTGGCGGTCGCCGCGTCCCGGCAGTTCCCCTTCCGCTACCTCGCCGCCTCCCGGCACGCCCCGTCGCAGCGGTGGGCGCCCGCGCTGGAGCGGGCCCTCGGGCACTCGCTGGCGAACGTGCCCGCGCTGCCGGGCCGCACGCTGATCCTGGTCGACCGCTCGGGCTCGATGTGGGACGCCCTCTCCGAACGCTCCGTGCTCAACCGGGCGGACGCCGCCGCGCTCTTCGGCACGGCCGTCGCGATGCGCTGCGAGCAGGCGGACCTGGTGCAGTTCGGCACCTCGCACCACCGGGTGGAGTTCGCGCGGGACGAGCCGGTGCTCACGGTGATGAAACGCTTCCGGATGCTCGGCGGCACCGACACCGCGCGGGCGGTCAGGGCGCACTACGACGGGCACGACCGGGTGCTGATCGTCACCGACGAGCAGGCGGCGGACAGCCCCCGCCGGGGTGTGGGCGACCCCGTCCCTGCCGGCGTGCCCCTCTACACGTGGAATCTGGCCGGCTACCGCTACGGGCACGCTCCCGCGGAGGGCCCCCACCGGCATGTCTTCGGCGGACTTTCCGACGCCGCTTTCCGGATGGTGCCGCTGGTGGAGCGGGGTGCGGCGGGAGCCTGGCCCTGGTTGTGA
- a CDS encoding TerD family protein, whose translation MTAMTPGSNIPLSVTRVAVDVAAPVRLDVSGLLLTADGKVRSDDDFIFYNQPQGPGVTYRSGGGTAPDAIVVDTAAVPPAVEKIVVTASPDAAGQTFQGIEPTATIRGADDGTALATFTPPRLGSETALVIVEIYRRNGVWKARAVGQGYADGLAGIATDFGVSVDEEPAAAPAPVQPAPVQPAPVRPAPPAPVTDPRIAAAAPPPPAPPAPAPGTGKINLDKGRVSLQKNQTVSLVKGGRPLLSQVKMGLGWEPAFRGKDIDLDASVIAYGPNRNHLDSCYFGKLSILNGSVKHSGDNLTGEGAGDDEVIVVDLGRLPADATGLVFTVNSFSGQKFTEVAKAYCRLLDAATGEELVRFDLTGAEPQTGVMMAKLIKQFSGEWEMTAMGDFVKSRTVRGMVKPAAQAL comes from the coding sequence ATGACAGCTATGACCCCCGGCTCGAACATCCCTCTCTCCGTCACCCGTGTGGCGGTGGACGTCGCCGCCCCGGTGCGGCTCGACGTATCGGGCCTGCTGCTCACCGCCGACGGCAAGGTGCGCTCCGACGACGACTTCATCTTCTACAACCAGCCGCAGGGACCGGGTGTCACCTACCGATCGGGCGGCGGCACCGCGCCTGACGCGATCGTCGTCGACACCGCGGCCGTGCCCCCTGCCGTAGAGAAGATCGTCGTGACGGCGAGCCCGGACGCGGCGGGCCAGACGTTCCAGGGCATCGAGCCGACCGCCACCATCCGCGGGGCGGACGACGGCACCGCGCTCGCCACGTTCACCCCGCCGCGCCTCGGCTCCGAGACGGCCCTGGTGATCGTGGAGATCTACCGCCGCAACGGCGTCTGGAAGGCGCGCGCCGTGGGCCAGGGGTACGCCGACGGCCTCGCGGGCATCGCCACCGACTTCGGGGTCTCCGTCGACGAGGAGCCCGCGGCGGCCCCGGCGCCCGTCCAGCCCGCGCCCGTCCAACCCGCGCCGGTCCGGCCCGCGCCTCCCGCGCCGGTGACCGACCCCCGGATCGCGGCCGCGGCCCCGCCTCCGCCGGCTCCGCCCGCCCCCGCTCCGGGCACGGGCAAGATCAACCTCGACAAGGGCCGGGTCAGCCTCCAGAAGAACCAGACCGTCTCGCTGGTCAAGGGCGGCCGCCCGCTGCTGTCCCAGGTGAAGATGGGCCTGGGCTGGGAGCCCGCGTTCCGCGGCAAGGACATCGACCTCGACGCGTCCGTCATCGCCTACGGCCCCAACCGCAACCACCTGGACAGCTGCTACTTCGGCAAGCTGTCCATCCTCAACGGCTCCGTCAAGCACTCGGGCGACAACCTGACGGGCGAGGGCGCGGGCGACGACGAGGTCATCGTGGTCGACCTGGGCCGGCTGCCCGCCGACGCGACGGGACTGGTGTTCACGGTGAACTCCTTCTCGGGCCAGAAGTTCACCGAGGTGGCGAAGGCCTACTGCCGGCTGCTGGACGCCGCGACGGGCGAGGAGCTGGTCCGCTTCGACCTCACGGGCGCCGAGCCGCAGACGGGCGTCATGATGGCCAAGCTGATCAAGCAGTTCTCCGGCGAGTGGGAGATGACCGCCATGGGCGACTTCGTGAAGTCGCGCACCGTGCGCGGCATGGTCAAGCCTGCGGCGCAGGCGCTGTGA
- a CDS encoding alkaline phosphatase PhoX produces the protein MPISRREFARNSALAGAGVALTGAVGSLATAPGALASDEHDHGDHDAADRGDGRGREPGYGPLVPVPDGLLALPAGFSYRVLTRTGVTRLESGEFTPGKHDGTAAFDGPRGTTLLVVNHELSGPRAGVAHPVPAADGLVYDPAAPGGCTVVETRRGGEVAQWVGIAGTAQNCAGGTTPWNTWLTCEETEARAGQNGMTKDHGYVFEVDPLDRRANLGPEPVKALGRFAHEAVVVDPRRGHLYLTEDASGPNGLLYRWVPPRGFAHGRGRLRTLADDAGALQAARCFDSGGRFVDDLSRATRIGTVYGVDWADVPDRDARTVPVRRQFRDDEVTRGRKLEGMWWGDGGAYVVSSYAREESPGQHDGQVWFYDPRRRTLTLKVLFGADPDPAADGAFDGPDNITVSPYGGLVIAEDGDGVQHLIGATDSGRTYPIARNELNAGTEADPDYSEFAGVVFSPDGRTLYASIQTPGIMFAITGPWRRRPGGH, from the coding sequence ATGCCGATCAGCCGCAGGGAATTCGCCCGGAACTCCGCCCTCGCCGGTGCCGGGGTCGCCCTGACCGGCGCCGTCGGATCGCTCGCCACAGCCCCGGGCGCCCTCGCCTCGGACGAGCACGACCACGGTGACCACGACGCCGCGGACCGGGGCGACGGCCGGGGCCGCGAGCCGGGCTACGGGCCCCTCGTACCCGTCCCCGACGGACTCCTCGCCCTGCCCGCCGGGTTCTCGTACCGGGTCCTCACCCGTACCGGCGTCACCAGGCTGGAGTCCGGCGAGTTCACCCCCGGCAAGCACGACGGCACCGCGGCCTTCGACGGCCCGCGCGGCACGACGCTGCTCGTCGTCAACCACGAGCTCTCGGGTCCCCGCGCCGGTGTCGCCCATCCCGTGCCCGCCGCCGACGGCCTGGTCTACGACCCCGCGGCCCCCGGCGGCTGCACCGTCGTCGAGACCCGGCGCGGCGGCGAGGTCGCCCAGTGGGTCGGCATCGCGGGCACGGCGCAGAACTGCGCCGGCGGCACCACACCGTGGAACACCTGGCTGACCTGCGAGGAGACCGAGGCCAGGGCCGGGCAGAACGGCATGACCAAGGACCACGGCTACGTCTTCGAGGTCGACCCCCTCGACCGGCGGGCCAACCTCGGCCCCGAGCCCGTCAAGGCGCTCGGCCGCTTCGCCCACGAAGCGGTCGTCGTCGACCCGCGGCGCGGACACCTCTACCTCACCGAGGACGCGTCCGGCCCCAACGGCCTGCTCTACCGCTGGGTCCCGCCGCGCGGCTTCGCCCACGGCCGCGGACGGCTCCGCACCCTCGCGGACGACGCGGGAGCGCTCCAGGCGGCCCGCTGCTTCGATTCCGGTGGCCGGTTCGTGGACGATCTCTCGCGGGCCACCCGGATCGGCACGGTCTACGGCGTGGACTGGGCCGACGTGCCCGACCGGGACGCGCGGACCGTCCCGGTGCGCAGGCAGTTCCGGGACGACGAGGTCACGAGGGGCCGCAAGCTCGAAGGCATGTGGTGGGGCGACGGGGGCGCCTACGTCGTGTCCTCCTACGCCCGCGAGGAGAGCCCCGGGCAGCACGACGGCCAGGTCTGGTTCTACGACCCCCGGCGGCGGACCCTCACCCTGAAGGTGCTGTTCGGCGCCGACCCGGACCCCGCCGCGGACGGCGCCTTCGACGGGCCCGACAACATCACCGTCTCCCCGTACGGCGGCCTGGTCATCGCCGAGGACGGCGACGGCGTGCAGCATCTCATCGGGGCCACCGACAGCGGCCGCACCTACCCGATCGCCCGCAACGAGCTGAACGCCGGCACCGAGGCGGACCCGGACTACAGCGAGTTCGCCGGTGTGGTCTTCTCCCCGGACGGACGCACCCTCTACGCGAGCATCCAGACGCCCGGCATCATGTTCGCGATCACCGGACCGTGGCGGCGCCGCCCCGGCGGACACTAG